A single genomic interval of Asterias amurensis chromosome 1, ASM3211899v1 harbors:
- the LOC139941330 gene encoding globin-like, with protein sequence MGCASSVTEERTTKNGTAGGIPEPDAPPPTDPRLPLSARQKFSLEKSWKAVQRSLEGVGMNALIRLFKQCPDTQDWFPSFTGKTEDQLREDESFAAHANALMSVFDESVENLGDVDEAIKLLTKTGKRHAKLGLDADVIMKFHQPLLKAIEELLDTRYSEKIEEIYKLWLKFVFEHITKGMEAGA encoded by the exons ATGGGTTGTGCTTCGTCTGTAACGGAGGAGAGGACCACTAAGAATGGTACAGCCGGTGGCATCCCTGAGCCAGACGCCCCTCCACCAACAGACCCAAGGCTACCCTTATCAGCTCGACAAAAATTCAGCCTGGAAAAATCATGGAAGGCGGTGCAACGAAGCTTAGAAGGAGTTGGAATGAATGCTCTGATTAG ATTATTCAAGCAATGTCCAGACACGCAAGATTGGTTTCCTTCGTTTACGGGAAAGACAGAGGATCAACTAAGAGAAGACGAGTCTTTTGCTGCTCATGCTAACGCCTTGATGTCTGTGTTTGATGAATCAGTGGAGAATTTAGGAGATGTTGACGAAGCGATCAAACTTCTGACTAAAACGGGTAAAAGACATGCAAAACTAGGCTTAGATGCTGATGTCATAATG AAATTTCATCAGCCTTTACTTAAGGCAATTGAGGAACTTTTGGATACAAGATATAGTGAAAAGATAGAAGAAATCTACAAATTGTggttaaagtttgttttcgaACATATAACAAAAGGAATGGAGGCAGGAGCTTAA